From a region of the Osmia bicornis bicornis unplaced genomic scaffold, iOsmBic2.1, whole genome shotgun sequence genome:
- the LOC123989176 gene encoding uncharacterized protein LOC123989176: MEEYLRLGHMEPASKYDVANANYLPHHAVWKTTGSGNKRIRVVFDGSYVSGNRPSLNQALASGPRLQSDLWLVLTRWRFPRCVFSTDIVKMFRQIAVHPDDRDWQRILWRDEAGNEVRDFRLTTVTYGTTSAPYLALRVLQQLADDEEQRFPLGAAILRRNSYVDDLLAGADDPAKAEESRQQLIGILMAGGFPLDKWTLNYTSQGEPSERDHKFLQASNDAETLGLTWNAVADTLTVTSAKSDQPSTIRTWTKRLVLSYTARLFDPLGWASPVLIRAKTLLQDLWLSGADWDEPLSVRLEESWLQFHQDLEEVKTISLPRWVSYRDAMQDHIELHGFCDASERAYAAAVYVRLPSTSTMANVHLLIAKTKLAPIKLCSIPRLELCGALLLARLMVAVRDGILPLRATLYAWTDASVRR, from the exons ATGGAGGAGTATCTGAGACTGGGCCACATGGAACCAGCCTCCAAGTATGATGTCGCTAACGCCAATTACCTGCCTCACCATGCAGTCTGGAAAACCACCGGGTCAGGAAATAAAAGGATTCGAGTTGTCTTTGACGGATCTTATGTTTCAGGCAACAGACCTTCGCTGAACCAGGCTCTTGCGTCAGGACCACGTCTGCAGTCCGACCTTTGGCTGGTGCTCACTCGGTGGAGGTTCCCGAGATGCGTATTTTCTACGGACATAGTAAAGATGTTCCGTCAGATAGCCGTCCATCCTGACGATCGAGATTGGCAGCGCATACTGTGGAGAGACGAAGCTGGAAACGAAGTCCGCGACTTTCGTTTAACCACGGTCACCTACGGGACAACTTCAGCCCCTTACCTTGCTCTACGAGTTCTACAACAGCTGGCAGACGATGAGGAACAACGATTTCCTTTGGGCGCAGCCATCTTACGTCGAAATTCCTACGTGGACGACCTGTTGGCTGGAGCCGACGATCCTGCCAAGGCTGAGGAGTCTCGACAGCAGCTAATCGGCATCCTCATGGCGGGCGGGTTCCCTCTTGATAAGTGGACGCTGAACTATACGTCCCAAGGGGAACCTAGTGAAAGAGATCACAAATTCCTGCAGGCGAGCAACGATGCGGAGACGCTAGGACTGACTTGGAATGCGGTGGCAGACACGCTTACTGTTACCTCGGCCAAATCGGACCAACCGTCAACCATCCGAACTTGGACGAAACGACTCGTCCTTTCTTACACTGCTCGACTCTTCGATCCGCTTGGATGGGCCTCACCAGTACTCATACGCGCCAAAACACTACTGCAAGATCTTTGGTTGTCAGGAGCAGATTGGGACGAACCGCTTTCAGTCCGCCTGGAGGAGTCGTGGCTTCAGTTTCATCAAGATCTGGAAGAGGTAAAGACTATCTCATTACCACGTTGGGTTAGTTACAGGGATGCGATGCAAGATCACATCGAGCTGCATGGCTTTTGCGACGCCTCCGAACGAGCATACGCCGCTGCAGTCTACGTACGCTTACCAAGTACCTCCACCATGGCGAACGTGCATCTCCTCATCGCAAAAACGAAGCTCGCACCAATCAAGCTCTGCAGTATTCCGCGTTTGGAATTATGCGGAGCTCTGCTACTGGCTCGACTCATGGTGGCGGTTCGGGACGGCATACTTCCTCTACGAGCCACCTTATATGCGTGGACGGATGCATCAGTG CGGCGATAA
- the LOC123989175 gene encoding uncharacterized protein LOC123989175, translating to MFKRASEFYREVAELIANEGTNWDFIPPYSPHFGGLWEAAVKSAKRHLLRSVEGHRLTFEELTTLLCQVEACLNSRPLSPLTDDPKDFSALTPNHLITGHSLSAIPESPENLNFDGGHKRWALVQKLIEHFWRRWSKEYLGQLQHLPKWRKALPNLQLGTLVLLKEDSTPPTKWPMARVVKVHEGKDGLTRVANVQTATRLTTRAITRLIPLVSPNDTDNAMAKKTSHDTSVTAGGGTLPAAEQ from the coding sequence ATGTTCAAACGAGCTTCTGAATTTTACAGGGAGGTTGCTGAGCTAATCGCCAACGAAGGAACGAATTGGGATTTTATTCCACCCTACTCACCTCACTTTGGCGGCCTGTGGGAGGCGGCGGTGAAATCCGCGAAGAGGCATCTTCTTCGGTCAGTAGAGGGCCACAGGCTGACCTTCGAAGAACTGACAACATTATTGTGCCAGGTGGAAGCGTGTTTAAATTCACGACCGTTATCACCACTCACGGACGACCCCAAAGACTTCTCCGCACTAACACCGAATCACCTCATTACGGGTCACTCACTGTCGGCGATTCCGGAATCAccggaaaatttaaatttcgacGGAGGACACAAAAGGTGGGCCCtcgtacaaaaattaattgaacattTTTGGCGTAGGTGGAGTAAAGAATATCTGGGCCAACTGCAACACCTTCCGAAGTGGCGGAAGGCGCTTCCTAACCTCCAACTCGGAACCCTCGTCTTGCTAAAGGAGGACTCGACACCACCAACTAAATGGCCGATGGCGCGCGTCGTGAAGGTCCACGAGGGAAAAGATGGCCTAACACGTGTGGCGAACGTCCAGACTGCTACCAGACTGACCACACGTGCAATCACACGGTTGATTCCACTCGTGTCGCCGAACGATACGGACAACGCTATGGCTAAGAAGACGTCTCATGATACGTCTGTCACGGCGGGCGGCGGCACTCTACCGGCAGCCGAGCAGTGA